Proteins from one Papaver somniferum cultivar HN1 unplaced genomic scaffold, ASM357369v1 unplaced-scaffold_158, whole genome shotgun sequence genomic window:
- the LOC113337300 gene encoding DNA repair protein RAD51 homolog 1-like → MEQQKNRNMVEENIGEEEIIHGPFPVEQLQASGIASVDVKKLKDAGLCTVEAVAYSPRKELLLIKGISDAKVDKITEAATKLVPLGFTSASQLHAQRQEIIQITSGSRELDKVLEGGIETGSITELYGEFHSGKTQLCHTLCVTCQIRFYFLPLDQGGGEGKAMYIDAEGTFRPQRLLQIAERFGLNGADVLENVAYARAYNTDHQSRLLLEAASMMVETRFALVIVDSATALYRTDFSGRGELSARQMHLAKFLRSLQKLADEFGVAVVITNQVVAQVDGSAMFAGPQIKPIGGNIMAHASTTRLALRKGRAEERICKVISSPCLAEAEARFQISAEGVTDVKD, encoded by the exons ATGGAGCAGCAGAAGAACAGGAACATGGTTGAAGAAAACATCGGAGAAGAAGAGATTATTCACGGCCCTTTCCCTGTTGAACAGCTTCAG GCGTCTGGGATAGCTTCAGTTGATGTAAAGAAGCTGAAAGATGCTGGTCTATGCACAGTTGAAGCTGTTGCATACTCTCCTCGGAAAGAATTACTTCTAATCAAAggaattagtgatgctaaagttGATAAGATCACCGAAGCAGCGACTAAGCTTGTTCCATTGGGTTTTACTAGTGCTAGTCAGCTTCATGCACAAAGGCAAGAGATCATTCAGATAACATCAGGATCAAGAGAACTTGATAAAGTTTTAGAAG GAGGGATTGAGACTGGTTCTATTACTGAATTGTATGGTGAATTCCACTCTGGAAAGACTCAGCTATGTCACACTTTATGCGTCACTTGTCAAATAAGATTTTACTTT CTTCCATTGGATCAAGGGGGTGGTGAAGGAAAAGCAATGTACATTGACGCCGAGGGGACTTTCAGGCCACAAAGACTCTTACAGATTGCGGAGAG GTTCGGACTGAATGGTGCTGATGTTTTGGAGAATGTGGCCTATGCTAGAGCTTATAACACAGATCATCAGTCAAGACTTCTTCTTGAAGCAGCTTCTATGATGGTAGAGACAAGGT TTGCCCTTGTGATTGTGGATAGTGCTACAGCTCTTTATAGGACAGATTTCTCTGGAAGAGGAGAACTGTCAGCTAGGCAAATGCATCTAGCGAAGTTTTTAAGGAGCCTACAGAAGTTGGCTGATGAG TTCGGTGTTGCTGTTGTAATTACCAACCAAGTTGTTGCGCAAGTTGACGGTTCTGCTATGTTTGCTGGGCCACAAATTAAACCTATTGGTGGAAACATCATGGCTCATGCTTCTACTACAAG ATTAGCATTGCGCAAGGGAAGGGCAGAGGAGCGTATCTGTAAAGTAATCAGCTCTCCATGTTTAGCTGAAGCTGAAGCACGGTTTCAGATATCTGCAGAAGGTGTCACTGACGTCAAGGACTGA
- the LOC113337058 gene encoding B3 domain-containing protein Os01g0234100-like produces the protein MGEAKLSAKKQAEEIQSTLDPMIPSLIIVMLKSQVGGGFWLGVPTEFARPFMSKHKIVMTLEDQEGKNYKVNYIPPKGLSGGWKKFVVDHKLRMGDAVLFQLVDLMKFKVFIFKGNGVPDTDGEADIDDGLTLLQLKARAQRRTQGDASKNLKRGRKPVAKRQSVESEAGGKSCSETQRRVRSAVIRDENGSQQQPDDNVNVVNSVVGDFESFTKIVKDLVGDSKFPEDVLEKYYNLCCTHNSFLHANLCPGNNGKLVAGMIIETVEIVHGIRSCKLRDTFNGKVAVWRNKLEAFEKLGMSVDVVFPRLNQLEKLSEKALIRLPYQQMYPELCNP, from the exons ATGGGTGAAGCTAAATTATCAGCGAAAAAGCAAGCAGAAGAGATTCAATCCACTCTAGATCCTATGATACCAAGTCTGATCATAGTCATGCTCAAATCACAAGTTGGTGGAGGTTTTTGGCTA GGGGTTCCGACTGAGTTTGCCAGACCTTTTATGTCAAAACATAAAATTGTGATGACATTAGAGGATCAGGAAGGCAAAAActataaagtaaattacattcCTCCAAAAGGACTTTCCGGCGGATGGAAAAAGTTTGTTGTGGATCACAAATTAAGAATGGGAGATGCAGTGCTGTTCCAACTGGTTGACCTTATGAAATTTAAGGTTTTCATTTTTAAGGGAAATGGTGTACCAGACACTGATGGCGAAGCAGACATTGATGATGGTCTAACCCTTCTGCAACTGAAAGCGCGAGCGCAGAGAAGAACTCAAG GCGATGCCAGTAAGAATTTGAAGCGGGGGAGAAAACCTGTCGCAAAGCGCCAAAGTGTAG AATCTGAAGCCGGAGGAAAATCCTGCAGCGAAACGCAAAGGCGTGTTCGTTCAGCTGTTATTCGGGATGAAAATGGAAGTCAGCAGCAACCTGATGACAATGTTAATGTGGTAAATTCAGTGGTTGGAGATTTTGAGAGTTTCACGAAAATCGTTAAGGATTTGGTTGGAGATTCTAAATTTCCGGAGGATGTACTGGAGAAATATTACAATCTATGCTGCACCCATAACTCATTCCTTCATGCAAATCTTTGTCCCGGCAACAATGGTAAATTAGTTGCGGGTATGATTATCGAGACTGTGGAAATTGTTCATGGCATCAGGTCTTGCAAACTTCGCGACACTTTCAATGGTAAGGTGGCTGTCTGGAGAAATAAATTGGAAGCCTTTGAGAAGCTTGGCATGAGCGTGGATGTTGTATTTCCAAGGTTAAACCAACTTGAGAAACTATCCGAAAAGGCACTGATAAGGCTTCCATATCAGCAAATGTATCCAGAATTATGCAATCCGTAG
- the LOC113337059 gene encoding putative disease resistance protein RGA4 — protein sequence MLKQTLELIEAKTSDAERKQMNDPGVSLRLKSLKEVSYDADDVLDEISYESMRRSHKNNKVNDFFSSFNQVIFGFKMAHRIKGINEQFNQIAISMERFQFQTTSSTSSGEYEHHNMRLTTLFFGDNSKFVGRDADKSKVVNLLTNMSMSSSSCLPSTSSSVNSNIHENVSVISIVGMGGLGKTCLSQFIYNVKSVEKYFDKKMWVCISDDFDVFKILRNIMESATGSRCQDFSNFDVFVKKVIEELKGTKYLLVLDDLWNEDPIEWNKFKSVLDCCGSVGSKIIITTRS from the coding sequence ATGCTTAAACAAACATTGGAGCTTATTGAGGCTAAAACATCCGATGCAGAGAGGAAGCAGATGAACGATCCTGGGGTTTCACTTCGGTTGAAAAGTCTCAAGGAAGTTTCCTACGATGCTGATGATGTTCTGGACGAAATTTCTTACGAATCTATGCGTCGATCTCATAAGAATAATAAGGTAAACGACTTCTTCTCATCCTTCAATCAAGTTATCTTTGGATTTAAAATGGCTCATAGAATCAAAGGCATCAATGAACAGTTTAATCAAATAGCAATCAGTATGGAAAGATTTCAGTTTCAAACTACTAGTAGTACTAGCAGTGGTGAATACGAGCATCATAATATGCGGCTAACTACTTTATTCTTTGGAGATAATTCAAAATTTGTAGGAAGAGATGCAGATAAATCAAAAGTAGTAAATCTTTTAACAAACATGAGCATGTCTTCATCATCATGTTtaccatcaacttcttcttctgtaAATTCTAATATACATGAAAATGTCTCCGTCATATCCATAGTGGGTATGGGGGGACTTGGAAAGACCTGCTTATCGCAATTCATTTACAATGTTAAATCAGTAGAAAAATACTTCGACAAAAAAATGTGGGTGTGCATCTCAGATGACTTCGATGTGTTTAAAATCTTAAGAAACATTATGGAGTCGGCAACTGGTTCTAGATGCCAAGATTTTTCAAACTTTGATGTCTTTGTAAAAAAAGTTATCGAAGAattaaaaggaacaaaatatttgctAGTTCTAGATGACTTATGGAATGAAGATCCCATAGAATGGAATAAATTTAAGAGCGTCCTAGACTGCTGCGGTTCTGTTGGCAGCAAAATTATAATCACAACACGCAGTTAA
- the LOC113337060 gene encoding B3 domain-containing protein Os01g0234100-like — protein MVEATISAKGQSEKIQYTIDPSIPSLIIVMLKSQVGGGFWLGAPTEFCRAFMSKHKIVMTLVDQKKQKLLMPCCAMFKLGDASKNLKRERKPVAKRQRVGDAGKNLKTEEKPAAKRQRRAPLAVIRDENGNQQQPDDNGDVVNSVVGDFESFTKIVKDLVGDSKLPEDVLEKYYNLCCTHNSFLHANICPGHNGQLVAGMIIETVEIVHGIRSCKLHDTFNGEVERFLVNTWIARQCGTNS, from the exons ATGGTTGAAGCTACAATATCAGCGAAAGGGCAATCTGAAAAGATCCAATACACTATAGATCCTAGCATACCAAGTCTGATCATAGTCATGCTTAAATCACAAGTTGGTGGAGGTTTTTGGCTG GGGGCTCCAACTGAGTTTTGCAGAGCTTTTATGTCAAAACATAAAATTGTGATGACATTGGTggatcaaaaaaaacaaaaa TTACTTATGCCTTGTTGTGCGATGTTTAAATTAGGCGATGCCAGTAAGAATTTGAAGCGGGAGAGAAAACCTGTTGCAAAGCGCCAACGTGTAG GCGATGCTGGTAAGAATCTGAAGACGGAGGAAAAACCTGCAGCAAAACGCCAAAGGCGTGCTCCTTTAGCTGTTATTCGGGATGAAAATGGAAATCAGCAGCAACCTGATGACAATGGTGATGTGGTAAATTCAGTGGTTGGAGATTTTGAGAGTTTCACGAAAATCGTTAAGGATTTGGTTGGAGATTCTAAATTGCCGGAAGATGTATTGGAGAAATATTACAATCTATGCTGCACCCATAACTCATTCCTTCATGCAAATATTTGTCCCGGCCACAATGGTCAATTAGTTGCGGGTATGATTATCGAGACTGTGGAAATTGTTCATGGCATCAGGTCTTGCAAACTTCACGACACTTTCAACGGTGAGGTGGAAcggtttttggtgaatacttggATTGCacgacaatgtgggactaatagttAG